In the genome of Neofelis nebulosa isolate mNeoNeb1 chromosome 6, mNeoNeb1.pri, whole genome shotgun sequence, one region contains:
- the LOC131515297 gene encoding histone H4, translating to MSGRGKGGKGLGKGGAKRHRKVLRDNIQGITKPAIRRLARRGGVKRISGLIYEETRGVLKVFLENVIRDAVTYTEHAKRKTVTAMDVVYALKRQGRTLYGFGG from the coding sequence ATGTCCGGTCGCGGCAAGGGCGGGAAGGGTCTGGGCAAGGGGGGCGCCAAGCGCCACCGCAAGGTGCTGCGCGACAACATCCAGGGCATCACCAAGCCCGCCATCCGGCGGCTGGCCCGGCGCGGCGGCGTCAAGCGCATCTCCGGCCTCATCTACGAGGAGACCCGCGGGGTGCTCAAGGTGTTCCTGGAGAACGTGATCCGGGACGCCGTCACCTACACGGAGCACGCCAAGCGCAAGACGGTCACGGCCATGGACGTGGTGTACGCGCTCAAGCGCCAGGGCCGCACCCTCTACGGCTTCGGGGGCTAA
- the LOC131515264 gene encoding histone H1.3 encodes MSETAPVAPVAPAPAEKAPVKKKAKKSGAAAGKRKASGPPVSELITKAVAASKERSGVSLAALKKALAAAGYDVEKNNSRIKLGLKSLVSKGTLVQTKGTGASGSFKLNKKAASGEAKPKAKKAGAAKPKKAAGAAKKAKKAAGAGTPKKSSKKTPKKAKKPAAAAAAAKKVAKSPKKVKAAKPKKAAKSPAKAKAPKPKAAKPKAAKPKATKAKKAAPKKK; translated from the coding sequence ATGTCGGAGACCGCGCCAGTCGCTCCTGTGGCGCCCGCACCCGCAGAGAAGGCACCTGTGAAGAAGAAGGCGAAGAAGAGCGGCGCTGCCGCCGGGAAGCGCAAGGCGTCCGGGCCGCCGGTGTCCGAGCTCATCACCAAGGCCGTGGCCGCCTCCAAGGAGCGCAGCGGCGTGTCCCTGGCCGCGCTCAAGAAGGCGCTGGCGGCCGCCGGCTACGACGTGGAGAAGAACAACAGCCGCATCAAGCTGGGCCTCAAGAGCCTGGTGAGCAAGGGCACCCTGGTGCAGACCAAGGGCACCGGCGCCTCGGGCTCGTTCAAGCTCAACAAGAAGGCGGCGTCCGGGGAGGCCAAGCCCAAAGCCAAGAAGGCGGGCGCGGCCAAGCCCAAGAAGGCTGCCGGGGCGGCCAAGAAAGCCAAGAAGGCCGCGGGGGCCGGCACCCCCAAGAAGAGCTCCAAGAAGACCCCGAAGAAGGCGAAGAagcccgcggcggcggcggctgcggccaAGAAAGTGGCCAAGAGCCCGAAGAAGGTGAAAGCGGCCAAACCCAAGAAGGCGGCCAAGAGCCCCGCCAAGGCCAAGGCCCCGAAGCCCAAGGCGGCCAAGCCCAAAGCTGCCAAACCTAAGGCGACAAAGGCAAAGAAAGCTGCGCCTAAGAAGAAGTGA